The nucleotide sequence CTGGGCCCACGAGGACGCCGTCGTCGACGCCCTCGGCGTGCCCCCGCCCGACCTCGACGTCGTCGCGGGCGGCCCCCGCCCGGAGCCGACGTTCCTCCAGGTGCCGCCGGTCTGACGAGCGCCCCGTCGTCCACAGGCGGGGTGCGCGGCGGCCCGTGGTGTCCGGGGCTCGTCGTAGCGTCGTCACCGTGAGCACCGCGACCCCCACCAGCGCCGTGGACCTCGGGCCCCTCGTCGACCCCGACTCGCTGGCCGACGAGGCCCGCGAGGTGCTGCGGCGGCTCACGGCGCGGGAGGACGCCGCCTTCCGTCCCGACCAGCTCGAGGCGGTCCGGGCGCTGCTCGTCGAACGGGCCAGGGTCCTCGTGGTCCAGCGCACCGGCTGGGGCAAGTCGGCGGTGTACTTCGTCGCCACGGCCCTGCTGCGGGCCGTCGGCATGGGGCCCACCGTCATCGTCAGCCCGCTGCTGTCGCTCATGCGCAACCAGGTGGAGGCGGCGGCGCGGGCGGGCGTGCGGGCCCACACCGTCAACAGCGGCAACGTGACGGAGTGGCAGCAGGTCCGTGAGCGCCTCGCGGCCGGCGAGGTCGACGTGCTCCTCGTGAGCCCCGAGCGGCTCAACAACCCCGAGTTCCGCGAGTCGTGGCTGCCGGAGCTCACGCGCGACGTCGGTCTCCTCGTCGTCGACGAGGCGCACTGCGTCTCCGACTGGGGCCACGACTTCCGGCCCGACTACCGCCGGATCCGCGACCTGCTCGCCGGCCTGCCGGTCGGCACCCCGGTGCTCGCGACGACCGCGACGGCCAACGCCCGCGTCGTCACCGACGTCACCGAGCAGCTCGCGGCCGGGGCATCCGGTGCCACCCACGAGGTCGTGACCCTGCGCGGCCCGCTCGGGCGGGACTCGCTCCGCCTCGGGGTGCTGCGCCTGCGGGGCGACGACCGGCTGCCGTGGCTGGCCGAGCACCTGTCGGACCTGCCCGGCTCCGGCATCGTCTACACCCTCACGGTCGCGCAGGCGACGGACGTCGCCGAGGCCCTCCGCGCGGCCGGCCACGAGGTCCGCGCGTACTCGGGGCGGACCGACCCGGAGGAGCGGGTGGCGCTCGAGCGGGCGCTCCTCGACAACCGGGTCAAGGCGCTCGTCGCGACGTCTGCGCTCGGCATGGGGTTCGACAAGCCCGACCTCGGCTTCGTCGTCCACCTCGGCGCCCCCGACTCGCCCATCGCGTACTACCAGCAGGTCGGGCGGGCGGGGCGCGCCGTGGCGTCGGCCGACGTCCTGCTGCTGCCGGGCCCGGAGGACGAGTCGATCTGGGCGTGGTTCGCGTCGATGTCCTTCCCCGGGCCCCACAGCGTCCACCGGGTCCTCGACGTCCTCGGGCGGGCCGACCGGCCGCTGTCGACCGCCGCCCTCGAGCCGCGGGTCGAGCTCAAGCGCGGCAAGCTCGAGCTGCTCCTCAAGGTGCTCGACGTCGACGGAGCCGTCAGCCGGGTCCGCGGCGGCTGGGTCGCCACGGGCCAGGAGTGGCACCACGAGTCGGCCCGCTACGCCCGGGTCGAGGCGGCGCGCGCCGCGGAGCAGCAGGCGATGCGCGACTACGTCCGCGACGACACCGGCGTGTGCCGGATGCGCTTCCTGCGTGAGCGGCTCGACGACCCGCACGCCGGCGACTGCGGGCGCTGCGACGTGTGCCTCGGACCGTGGTACCCGACGAGCCTGTCGGGTCAGGGCCGCGACGTCCTCGACGAGGTCCTGCGGCGGCCCGGGGTCGTCGTCGAGGCGCGCACGGCGTGGCCGACCGGGATGGACGCCGTCGGGGTCCCCGTCAAGGGGCGCATCCCCGACAGCGAGCGGGCGGCGGACGGCCGCGCCGTCGCGCGGCTCACCGACCTCGGGTGGGGCGCGGCGCTGCGGCAGGCGCTGCGGACGGACGAGGACGGCCACGCCGTCGACGCACCCGTGCCGGACGACCTCTTCACCGCCGCCGTGCGGGTGCTGCGCGAGTGGGACTGGGCGGAGCGACCCGTCGCCGTCGTCCAGGTCCCGTCGCGGTCGAGGCCGCAGCTCGTCGCCTCGTTCCGGTCCCGGCTCGCCGAGGTGGGCCGGCTCGCGGACCTCGGCGAGCTCGCCCTCGTCCACGGCGGCCCGAGCGGCGGGGCCGGCGGCAACAGCGCCGTGCGGCTCGCCGGGGTGTGGGAGCGGCTCGCGGTGCCGCCGGAGCTCACCGAGCGCCTCGCCGGCCTGCGGGGGCCGGTGCTGCTCGTCGACGACCTCGTCGACTCCCGGTGGACCCTGACGGTCGCGGCGCGGGAGCTCCGGCGGGCCGGCGCGGACGCCGTGCTGCCGCTGACCCTCGGCATCGCCGGCTGATGGGGCCGAGGCGGTCCGCCGCCGTGGCGTCAGCGCCCGACGGGGCGGGCTACTGCCGGTTCGGCAGCTGCGCGGCCAGCCAGCCGACGAGCTCGGTGGGGTTGCGCGACTGCGTCCAGACCGTGCCGGGGCCCTGGAAGTCGAAGACCCAGCCCTCGCCCGACTTCATCGACTGCAGGACACCGCGGCTCACCTTCCGCATGCGCGGCTGGACCCGGTCCTCGTACGCGACGACGTGACCGGTGTCGACGGTGAAGCCGCCGCCTTCGGGCAGGTCGTGCCGGTCGAGGGCGCCGTAGCAGGCGCCGACGACCGTCCCGCGGCCGGTGGCGTGCACGACGAAGCCGCCCTCACCGCCGAACAACGAGCTGGCGCCGCCCCACCGGGTGTCGAGCTCGACCCCGGCGTCCGAGGCGAGCCACGACCCGCGCGTGAGGACGAGCCCGCTCGAGGGCTCGACGTCGAGCACGAGCGCGTCACCGGGGAGGCGGGCGGCGAGGTCGACCCAGCCCGGGTGCTCCGGGTGCGCCGTGAAGGTCGTGACGTAGAGGGACTCCCCGCCGAGCACGCTGCGCGACAGCGAGCGCATGAGCCCGCCCTGCATCTGCGCCTGCACCTCCACGCCCCACGAGTGGGCCGCCATCGACCCGGACTCGCCGCGGACCTGCTCGCCGGGGGCGAGCTCGACGCGGACGACGGCGAACGACGGCTGGTGGCGTACCGACACCCTCACGGCGTGCTCCTTCGTGGCCGGTGCCGGGCGCCCTTCGCCGCGGCCCGCGCGTCACGCTAGTCCTCGGGCGCCGCCTCGGGCACGAGCGCGAGCGTCACGGCGACGGTCCGGGTCCCCGGCTCCCGGCGCTCGTGGCGGGCGGCGTAGCGCTCGACGACGGCGGCGAGCTCCCGGGACAGCTCGGCCGTCTCGGCCGCGCTGAGGTGGAGCGTGGTCGGGAACAGGCCGCCGACGCGCCACTCGGGGTCCTCCCGGTGGGCGCGCGCCGACAGGGCCGCCAGGGACGCGGCGAGCCGCTCGAGCATCGCGCCGAGGAGCAGGTCGGTGGCGGCCCGGTTCGCGGTCTGCTCGCCCGCACCCGACCCGCCGCTGCGGACGACGACCTGCTCGCCGGCCGCGCGCCAGGGTCGCTGCCGCTCGTCGCCCGTGGCCTCCGCGCGGACGACGAGCCCGTGCCGCTCGAGCGCCCGCAGGTGGTAGCTCATGGCGCTGGGGGTGAGCCCTGCCTCGGCGGCGAGCTCCGTCGCGGTGAGCGCGACGCCCCTACGGGCGAACAGCAGCTCCGTCGCGAGGAGGCGGGCGGGGTGGGCGAGCGCGCGGATGGCCGCGGCGTCCTCGAGGACGACGTCGCCCGGTCCGGGCTGCCAGCCTCTCTCGCCGGGCTGTCCCTGCTCGCTCACGGAGCCACCGTACGACATGTCTGAAGCAGGCCCTTCACAAATGAGTCGTGAAGCACTACCTTCACATCCATGAAGCGACTCCTTCACGACTCACCGTGGGCGATCCGGGACGTACGGCTCGCCGGCTCCGCGCAGGCCGTCACCTTCCTCGCCGGCGAGGTCGTCGTCGTCGCTCTCCTCCTCCACGCCTACGCGGCGGGCTGGGGGAGCCGGGGCACCGCCCTCCTCCTCGTGACCGCGGCGCTCCCGGTCGCCGTCGGCTCCGTGCTCGCGGGCCCGCTCGTCGACCGGTTCTCGTCGCGGCTGCTCGCGACCGGTGCCGCGGCGTGGCAGGCGCTGGTGTGCGCAGCCGCGGCGGCCGCCGCCGCGTCCGGCGCCCCGGGCTGGCTCCTCGTCGCCGCCCTCCTGCTCGTGCAGGTGGGTCAGGCGGTGGCGGGGCCGACGTGGGCGGCCCTCCTGCCGGAGCTCGTCGCCCGCGAGCAGCTCGCGCGTACGGTCGGGGCCGTCCACTCCCTCGTCATGCTGCTCGGCATGGCGGGACCGCTGGCCGCGGGGGGCGCCGTCGCCGTCGGGGGCGTCCCGGCGGCGCTCGGTGCCGCGGCCGTCGGCTACTCCGCCGTCGCGGTGTTCGCAGCGCTCACGCGGGCGACCCGCGGGGGAGCGGGTGCCCCGGCCGAGCCGGTGCACGTGCTCGACGGTCTCCGCTTCGTCCGCGGCGAGCCCGTCGTGCGGACCTTCGTCGTCGGCTTCGTCGCGTTCGTGCTCGCCGTCGAGGTCGTCGGGGTGGTCCTCGTGCTGCTCGTGCGCGGCGAGCTGGGCGGCAGCGAGCTCGACTACGGGGTCGTGGGGTCCGTCATGGCGGTCGGCCTCGTCGTCGGCACGCTCCTGGCGGGCGGGCTCGGCGCGGGCCGGCGGCTGGTGCGGGCGGCCGTCGTCGGTGCGCTCGGGATGTCGCTCGCGCTCGTCGCCGGCGGTCTGGCCCCGACCGTGCTGCTGCTCGGAGCCGCCATGCTGCTGCTCGGGGTGGCGAACGGCCTCGTCAACGTGTCGGCGCAGACGACCATGGCGCTGCGGGTGCCGGCCGAGCGACGCGGTCGTGTGCTCGGCTCGGTGTCCGGGGCGTTGCGCACGGCGTCGGTCCTCGGGCTCGTCGCCGGTGGCGCACTGGGGACGGTGCTCGGACCCCGGGAGCTCGTCGTGGGTGCAGGCGTCGGTGGCCTCCTCGTCACCGCGTGGCTGTGGCGGGCGCTGTGGTGGCGCTCGGACCTCGAGCCGACGGCACCGACGGGACCGGCGACGCGCCCCGCCGGCGCGGAGGCCGAGCTCGCCGCCTGAGGCCGCCGCGCGGGCAGGGGCCGCGGCTCAGCGGGCGCGGGATCGCTCGTACACCGCGACGAAGTCCTCGACGGGGAGCGAGCCGACGACCTCGGCCACGAGGTCGAGGTCGAGGTCGTCGGCGGAGCGGAATCGCAGGCACGAGCGGCCCATGTCGAGCCGGCGGCCCGTCGCGGTCCAGCGTCGACGGAAGTCCGCCTCGCGCTCGGCGTCGCCGTACAGCCCCATGAGGTACAGGGACCCGTGGCGCTTCTGCGCCGCCAGTGCCGCGTAGCCGAGCGGGCGGCCGTTGTACGTGTCGGGGTACACGTCGAGCGGCACGACCCAGCTCACCATGCCGAAGGCCGTCGTCTCCTCGTAGCCCTCCGGCAGCGCCCCGCGGACCGTGGTGAGCACGCGCTCGAGGTCCTCGGCCCGCTCGCGAGGCAGGGCGGCGACGTACCCGTCCGCGCTGGTCGCCGACCGGGCGGCCGCGAGCCCGTCGTCGCTCGCCCCGCCCTTCGCCGTCCGGGTCCCGCGCGCCACGGGGGAACCGTAGCCCGGTGGTCCCACTGCGGGCACGGGCGCCGCCGGTCCGCCCGGTACGCCCCGGTACGACCGCTGCGGGTGTCGTCGCCGGCGGCCGTTTCACGCGCAGATCACGGCACGGGCGCAGCGTGCCCGCTGAGGACCCGCGCCCACCGTCGGGGGGCGCGGGTCCGCACGGACGACCGCCACCTGCCAGGAGCCCGCCATGGCCGCAGCCCCGCACGCCGCCCCCGCACCGCGACGCGACACGGCCCCCGTCGCGGCCGCCGTCGTCCTGCTCGCAGCGGCAGGGGCCGCCCTGTCGCTGCTCGTCGGGACCGCGCTCCCGCCGGTGGCCGCGCTGCTCGTGGCCACGGCTGCCGCGCTGGGAGCGGTGGCGGCGGCACGGACGGCGAGCGGGCGCGTGCCGGGCGCCACGGGGTCGTGGGTGGCGGGACTCGCCGGTGCGATCGGCGCAGGGGCCGCCGGTGCCTGGGCGGCCGTGAGCGCCGCCTGGAGCACGGGCGTCCCGGTCACGGCCGCGGTCCTCGTCGTCCCCGTGCACGCCGCGCTCGCGCTGCTCGTCCTCGCCTGGGTGGTCGGACGGGGCTGGCGCGTGCCGCTCGACCCGGCCGCCGCCGGGCGCGCCGTCGTGGCGGCCAGGCGGCCGCTCGTCGCCGGGGTGACGTCGCTCCCGCTCGTCCTCACCCTGCTCGCAGGTCCCGCCGTCGCGCCGGCGACCGCCGCAGCGGTCGAGGACCCGGCGGTGGCGCCGTGCGTCGCGGGGGAGCAGGTCCGCAACTACGCCGTCTCGGCGATCACCGTCGACGTGCCGTTCAACCGCTGGGGGAAGACGCTGCGGAGCGCCCGCATCTTCGCGATGGACCAGGACCTCGCGGCGGTCCGAAACTGGCACCGGCCCCTGGCCGCGAGCGCCGCGGACGACCCCGCGGCGAACCGGCGGCTGCGCCCGCGTCCGCTCGTCCTCCGCGCCAACGAGGGCGAGTGCATCCGCGTCACCCTCACCAACCGGCTGTCGTCGGAGGCCGCGCACGGGCTGCCCGGGGACCCCCGGGTCGGCATCCAGGCCGCCGGCGTCGTGATGAACGTCCGCCGCTCCGGCGGCGCCCGCGTCGGCTACAACGCCGACCCGACCGTCGGCATCGGCGAGTCGATCTCGTACTTCTGGCGGGTGCCCGACCAGGAGGGCCTCTACATGTTCGAGGACCTCGCGACGCCGGCGGGTGGCGAGCACGACGCGGGCTCCCGCGGCGTCGGTCTCTACGGCGGCCTCGCGGTGCAGCCGGCGGGGTCCACGTGGACCGACCCGCGCAGCGGCAAGGTGCTGTCCGGCACGCCCGGGGCCCTCAACAGCACGTACGCGGCCGTCCGGAACCAGTCGGGCGAGCTCTACATCGAGGCCGACATCCACCCGCCGGGCGGCGACTCCTTCCGCGAGAGCATCCAGCTCGCCCAGGACGAGATCCCCGACATCGGGATGGGGTTCAACTACGGCTCGGAGCCCCTGGAGGACCGCGAGACCGCACTCTGCCCCGACTGCGTGGGGGAGGAGACGTGGCTGTCGTCGTGGCCGTACGGGGACCCCGCGCTCGTCAAGCTCGCGAGCGGCAGGGGACCGTGGCTGCCGAACGGCGAGGGCGACCGGAAGGACAAGGAGGACTGCGGCCTGCCCGAGTCGTGCTACGTCTCCAACGTCTTCCACACGTACACCGGTGACGCGACGAAGATCCGCTTCGGTCTGGCAGGGGTGAAGGAGACCCACGTCTTCCACCTGCACGCCCACCAGTGGCTCGCCGACGCACGCGAGGACGTCGCGCAGGGCGACGGCCCGGGATACAAGCCCGGCTCGTCGACGATCGACTCGCAGAGCTACGGGCCGGGCGAGGCGTACTCCGCCGAGCTCCTCTACGGCGCCGGCTCCCAGAACGGCACCTTCGGCGACTCGATCTTCCACTGCCACCTGTACCCGCACTTCGCCGAGGGCTTCTGGGCGATCATGCGCGTCCACGACGTCCGCCTCGACGGCCGTTCCGCCACCCCGGACGGGGTCAACGTGCGCCCGCTCCAGCCGCTGCCCGACGCCCCGGCGCCGCCGCAGCCCACCGCCGACAACCCCGGCTTCCCCGGCATGATCCCCGGGACCTACGGCTACCGGGCGCCCCAGCCGCCGGGCAGCGTCACCGTCGGCGGCGTCGACGGCACCCCCGAGCGGCCTGCGCCGCGCGTGGTCGGCGGCCGTCCCATCGCCGAGGGCAAGCTCGCGCTCGAGGAGGGCGTCGTCGCGCGGCACAACCCCGGCGGCGAGGCCCCGCGCGGTGCCCCGTTCGCCGACCCCTGCCCGAGCGGGTCCCGCGAGGTCGACTACGCCGTCACGGTGCTCCAGCGCGACCTCGTGTACAACACCGCGGGGCACCACGACCCGCAGGCCCGCGTCATGGTGCTGACGAAGGACGTCGAGGCCGTGCTCGCCGGCACGAAGAAGGTCGAGCCGCTCTTCATCCGCGCGAACGCCGGCGACTGCATCAACTTCTCCCTCACGAACATGACGCACAACTGGGCCGGCAACGACGTGTTCCAGAAGCTCGTCCAGACCAACATGGCAGGCGGGCACGTCCACCTCACGAAGTTCGACGTCACCGCCTCCGACGGCGGCTCCAACGGGTGGAACTACCAGCAGGCCGCCTTCACGAAGGAGCAGGCCGACTTCGTCGAGAAGCAGGCCGCAGGCGAGGTCCGGTGCACCCCGAGCGACACGTTCTACGGCGGTGAGAGCACCGGCTGCCGCATCCCCTACGACTGGTCGTGGCAGCCCCCGGCGGACTCCTCCGGGCTGTGGGGCCAGACGATCCACGAGCGCTGGTACGCCGACTACGAGCTGCGGACCGCGTTCACCCACGACCACCACTTCCCGGCGGTCACGCAGAACCACGGCCACTACGGCGCCCTCGTCGTCGAGCCTGCCGGTTTCGACGTCCGCGACCCCGAGACCGGGGAGTTCCGCCAGCCGGTCAACGACCCCGCCCACGGCACCGTCTGCGGCGCCCGCTGCGACGGCGACGCCGACGGCGAGGCCGCCGACCTCGTCGGCCCCGGAGCCAACGACGACTACCGCGAGTTCGGGCTCGCCGTCGCCGACTTCGTGTCGCTGGTGAAGAAGGGCGGGAACCCCCGCAACCCCGACGACGCGATCAACCCGCCGGGCGCCCCCGAGTCCTTCCCCAGCAACGACCCCGGCACCTTCAGCGTCAACTACCGCAACGAGCCGCTCCACGAGCGCCGCACCCGCAACGGCCAGCCCGTCGACCCCGCTCACCGGTTCTCCTCGTGGGTGTTCGGCGACCCCTACACGCCGCTGCTGCAGGCCTACTCGCGCGACAACGTGAAGTTCCGTCTCATCCAGGGCTCGCACGAGGAGCAGCACATGTTCCAGGTGCACCGCCTGCGCTGGCTCGAGGAGCCCGACGACCCTGACTCCCCGCTCGTCAACGCCCAGACCATCGGCATCTCCGAGGCGTTCAACGTCGAGATGCCGGGCTACGACTGCCGCGCCACGGACACCCCGTGCCGCGGGGACCACCTCTACGGCGCCACGACCCCCGAGGGGCTGTGGAACGGCATGTGGGGCGTCCTCCGCGTCCACGGCCAGAGGACCGCCGGCCTGCTCCCGCTGCCGGACAACACCCCCCGCGAGGCGACCGTGCCCGAACCCGTCCCCGCCTCGCGGCAGGCGCCGCCGCCGGCGCAGCAGACCGGGACGAGCTGCCCCGACGGTGCCCCCGTGAAGCGCTACGACGTCGTCGCCATGGCGAACGACCTCGTCTACAACGAGCACGGCGACCACGACCCCAAGGGCGCGCTCTTCGTCCTCGCCGAGGACGAGGCCGCCGTGCGGGCCGGGACGAAGGCGCCCGAGCCGCTCGTCCTGCGCGCCAACGAGGGCGACTGCGTCCGCGTGACCCTCCACAACGCCCTGCCCGCGAACTACGGGGACCTCGTCAACGGCACCGACGGCGACATCCGGTACACGCTCGAGCCGCCGACCGGCACGCGCATGGGTACCCGGGTCTCGCTGCACCCGCAGATGCTGCGGCACGACGTGCGCCTGTCCGACGGCTCGGCCGTCGGGTTCAACCCCGACTCGACGGTCGGCATCAACGGCACGATCTCGTACGAGTGGTACGCCGACCGCGAGGTCGGCGCCACCAACCTCGTCGACTACGGCGACGTCCGGGGGCACCGCCACCACGGCCTGTTCGCGGGTCTCGTGGTCGAGCCGCGGAACGCCACGTACCACGACCCCGTGACGGGCGCCGAGGTCCGCAGCGGCGTGAGCGCGGACGTCCGCGTCCCCGGCCTCCGCGACTTCCGCGAGAACGTCCTCTTCTACGAGGACGGGCTCGACCTGCGCGACGCCACGGGCGCCGCGGTCGTCGACACCGTCCACCCGGGCGCGGCCGACGAGGTGCCGACCGGGCGGGAGGACCACGGCGATAAGGGCGTGAACTACACCAACGCCCCGCTGCACCGCCGTCTCGGCGCCCCCGCCGGCGCGCAGGCGGACGTCACGAGCGCCGCGTGGTCGACCGTGTTCAGCTCGGCCGTCCACGGCGACCCCCGGACCCCCGTGCTGCGCGCGTACGCCGGCGACGACCAGCGGGTCCGCCTGCTCAACGGCTCCGCCAAGGCGCCGCCCGCGTACTTCGGCAGCTTCCAGCTCGACGGCGCCTCCTGGCGGGCCGAGCCGTACGACCCGCAGAGCGAGCGCGTCGGCCTCTACGGCAACCTCGGCTCCGGCGGGGCGAAGAACGTCCACGTCGGGCTCGCGACGCCGGGTGACCACCTGTGGGCGAGCAAGACGTCGCTGCAGCTGCCGAGCGGCGTCTGGGGCATGGCCCGGGTCTACCCGCAGCCGACCGCGGGCGCGGGCTTCACCCCCACCCCGCTGCGGCGCGTCGACAACCCCTACGGGCTCGACAACGTCCCCATCCTGCCGCTGGAGCGGGCCTCCGTGACCGTCGCGGTGTTCGACGACGCGGACGCCGACGGCGCCCGCGACGAGGGTGAGGCGGTGCGCGTCGGTGTCCCCGTCGAGCTGCGCGCCACCGACGGCACGGTCGTCTCGACCGTCCCCACGACCGCCGCGGGGACCGCGACGTTCTCCCCGACGCCCGGCGTCTACGACGTCGCGGTGAGCGCCCCGCAGGGGACCAGCGTCGTCGGGGCCCCGACGCGTCGCGTGGACGTGCGCGGGGACGTGGCACCCGCACGCCTCGCCGTGGGGGTCACCTCGCGCGTCGTCCTCACCGCCCGCGTCTTCGACGACCGCGACGGCGACGGCGTGCGCGACGAGGGCGAGCCCGGTCTCGCCGGGCGGACCGTCCAGCTCGACGGCCCGGTCCCGGTGGCCGACGGCACGACCGGCGCGGACGGCACCGCCACGGCCGCCGTCGTCGCCGGCACGTGGAAGGCGTACATCGCCCCCCGCACGGGATGGACCGCGACGACGCCGCTGCCCGCCGTCGTCACGGTCTCGGGGACGGCGCCGGTGTCGGTCGACCTCGGTGTCCGGCGCGACCCGGGCGTCGTCGTCCGCGTCGTCGACGACGTCGACGGCAGCGGGACCGCCGGCCCGGCGGAGGCCGGCGTGCCCGGTGTCCTCGTCGACGCCACGCTCGCCGACGGCAGCGCGCTGTCCCGGCGCACGGGGGTCGACGGCGCGGTCGTCGACACCCGCGCCCAGGCCGCCACGCTGCGGGTCCTCGGGCCCGACATGCGGACGTGGCCGTGCGTGAGCGCGGTGGTCACGCTCGTCGAGGGCTCGACCACCGTCGTCACGTGCGACGCGGCCGGAGCGTTCGCCGTCCCGGCCGACGCCGTCGAGGTCTCCGTGCTCGGCGCCTTCGACGACGGCGTCGTGTCGGTCCAGCTCTTCCAGGACGCCGACTCCGACGGTCGCCGCGGTCCCACCGAACCCGCGCTCGCGGACTGGCCCGTGGTCCTGCAGGACCCGGTCACCCACACGGAGGTCGCGCGTGGCACCACGGGCGCCGACGGCCTCACGGGCTTCCTCGTGCCTCCGGGCGACTACGAGGTGGTCCCGCTGCCACCCGTCTCCGACGTCGCGTGGACCAACACCGTCGGCGACTACGCGATCACCGTGGAGCGCGCGCAGCGGGCCCAGGCCAGCGGCGGGTGGGTGCAGCGGGCGTCGGTGTCCGCGTCGGTCTTCCACGACCTCGACGGCAACGGCCGGCGCGACGACTACGACCCGCCGCTCGCCGAGCGCACCGTCCGGCTCCTCGACTCCGCCGGCCGGCTGCGGTCGACCGCGGTCACCGACAGCACCGGCAGCGCGGTCTTCCCCGTCACCGCGGGCGCCTCGTACTCGGTGGAGACGACGGTGCCGAGCGGGTGGCGCGCCACCGGGCCGCTGAGCGGCACGACGGTGCAGTCCCGCGTGCCGTTGACCGCCCCGGCGGACGGCTCGCAGGCGGTGGTGGCGTTCGGGCAGTACAACACCGTCGACCGGACGCCGCCGGCGCGCCCGGTCCTCACCCCGGCGGGCGGGGTCCTCGACCGCCCGACCCTCGTCGGCTTCTCCGCCGAGACCGGGGCGACGATCCGGTACACGCTCGACGGTTCGACGCCGACCGCGACCCGCGGCATGGTCGTGAGCGGCGACGTCCGCATCGCCACCGACCGGGTGGTCCAGGCCGTCGCGGTCGACGCCGCGGGCAACGTGTCGGCCGTGGCATCGGCGACGTTCGACCTGCCGTGGACCGGTGCCGTGACCAGGGTGGGCGCCGGGGCGTGGCAGGCGACGACGGGCACGGTGCGCGGGACCGTCGCCGACGCCGCGGTCGACGACAACCGGTACCTGTCGGTGTCCGCCGGCCTCGTCGCGTCGCGGCGAACCGCCGACGTGACCGCTCGCGTCGTGCTGCCGGAGGCGGCCCGCACCCCTGCGGCCCTCGACGTGTCGATGTCGGCGCGGACGACCCTGCGCAACGTGCGGGTGCGGCTGCAGTACTGGGACAACGAGGGCGGCCTGTGGCGGAACCTGCTGACGCCCTACACCTCGGGACTCGACGAGCAGCGTGTCGACCTCGACCTGCCCGGCGCGGGTCGCGCGGTCGCCGCCGACGGCACGGTCCTCGTCCGCGTCGTCGCCGACACCGCGCAGCCGTTCGACCTGCAGGTCGACCAGCTGACCGTCACCGCGGTGAACCGGCGGTGAGCCGGGCCCCCAGCGGGCCCGCGGGTCCGCCGTGGCGCCGGGTCGGGCTCGTCCTGGTCGTCGCCGCTGCGGTCCTCGTCGTCGTCGGCGGGGCGGTGTGGAGCCTCGCCCGCACGGCGGCCACGGTTCCCGTCGGGGCGGACGAGCTCGCCGTTCCCGGGGGGCTCGTCCGCGTCGACCGGGTCCTCACCGCCGAGCAGGCGATGGCCGGCATGGCGATGCCGGGCATGGGCACGGACGCCGACCCGGTTCCCGAGGGCGAGAAGCGGGTGTCGGTCGACGTCACCGTCCTCGGTGCCCGTGGCGACGGGGTGGCGGTCGACCCGGACGCCTTCACGCTCGAGGCGCCGGGCGCGGGCGCCCGTCCGCCGCACCGCTCGGTGCTGCCCACCACGACCGTGCCGGCGGGGAGCAGGCTGTCGGGGACCCTCGTGTTCGACGTGCCCGCGGACGCCACGACCGGCGTGCTCGGCGTGGCGGGGGGCGGCGCGCTCGACGTGCCCCTCCCGGCGGAGGACGCGCACGACCCCTCGCACGACCCGTCGCACGGACCGTCGCACGCGCCGGCGCCCTCGCCGTGACGGGCGGCCGGTGCCTCAGCGAGCCTCCTCGCCCGCGACGGCGTCGGCCGCCCGCTCGACGTCCTCGGTGCGGCGCCGCTCGTCGGGGTAGACCTGCGAGCGCCGCAGGAGGAGCACGGCCAGCGCGAGCAGGAAGG is from Aquipuribacter nitratireducens and encodes:
- a CDS encoding MFS transporter → MKRLLHDSPWAIRDVRLAGSAQAVTFLAGEVVVVALLLHAYAAGWGSRGTALLLVTAALPVAVGSVLAGPLVDRFSSRLLATGAAAWQALVCAAAAAAAASGAPGWLLVAALLLVQVGQAVAGPTWAALLPELVAREQLARTVGAVHSLVMLLGMAGPLAAGGAVAVGGVPAALGAAAVGYSAVAVFAALTRATRGGAGAPAEPVHVLDGLRFVRGEPVVRTFVVGFVAFVLAVEVVGVVLVLLVRGELGGSELDYGVVGSVMAVGLVVGTLLAGGLGAGRRLVRAAVVGALGMSLALVAGGLAPTVLLLGAAMLLLGVANGLVNVSAQTTMALRVPAERRGRVLGSVSGALRTASVLGLVAGGALGTVLGPRELVVGAGVGGLLVTAWLWRALWWRSDLEPTAPTGPATRPAGAEAELAA
- a CDS encoding DUF1801 domain-containing protein, translated to MARGTRTAKGGASDDGLAAARSATSADGYVAALPRERAEDLERVLTTVRGALPEGYEETTAFGMVSWVVPLDVYPDTYNGRPLGYAALAAQKRHGSLYLMGLYGDAEREADFRRRWTATGRRLDMGRSCLRFRSADDLDLDLVAEVVGSLPVEDFVAVYERSRAR
- a CDS encoding TIGR00266 family protein, whose translation is MRVSVRHQPSFAVVRVELAPGEQVRGESGSMAAHSWGVEVQAQMQGGLMRSLSRSVLGGESLYVTTFTAHPEHPGWVDLAARLPGDALVLDVEPSSGLVLTRGSWLASDAGVELDTRWGGASSLFGGEGGFVVHATGRGTVVGACYGALDRHDLPEGGGFTVDTGHVVAYEDRVQPRMRKVSRGVLQSMKSGEGWVFDFQGPGTVWTQSRNPTELVGWLAAQLPNRQ
- a CDS encoding DEAD/DEAH box helicase; the encoded protein is MSTATPTSAVDLGPLVDPDSLADEAREVLRRLTAREDAAFRPDQLEAVRALLVERARVLVVQRTGWGKSAVYFVATALLRAVGMGPTVIVSPLLSLMRNQVEAAARAGVRAHTVNSGNVTEWQQVRERLAAGEVDVLLVSPERLNNPEFRESWLPELTRDVGLLVVDEAHCVSDWGHDFRPDYRRIRDLLAGLPVGTPVLATTATANARVVTDVTEQLAAGASGATHEVVTLRGPLGRDSLRLGVLRLRGDDRLPWLAEHLSDLPGSGIVYTLTVAQATDVAEALRAAGHEVRAYSGRTDPEERVALERALLDNRVKALVATSALGMGFDKPDLGFVVHLGAPDSPIAYYQQVGRAGRAVASADVLLLPGPEDESIWAWFASMSFPGPHSVHRVLDVLGRADRPLSTAALEPRVELKRGKLELLLKVLDVDGAVSRVRGGWVATGQEWHHESARYARVEAARAAEQQAMRDYVRDDTGVCRMRFLRERLDDPHAGDCGRCDVCLGPWYPTSLSGQGRDVLDEVLRRPGVVVEARTAWPTGMDAVGVPVKGRIPDSERAADGRAVARLTDLGWGAALRQALRTDEDGHAVDAPVPDDLFTAAVRVLREWDWAERPVAVVQVPSRSRPQLVASFRSRLAEVGRLADLGELALVHGGPSGGAGGNSAVRLAGVWERLAVPPELTERLAGLRGPVLLVDDLVDSRWTLTVAARELRRAGADAVLPLTLGIAG
- a CDS encoding ArsR/SmtB family transcription factor, coding for MSEQGQPGERGWQPGPGDVVLEDAAAIRALAHPARLLATELLFARRGVALTATELAAEAGLTPSAMSYHLRALERHGLVVRAEATGDERQRPWRAAGEQVVVRSGGSGAGEQTANRAATDLLLGAMLERLAASLAALSARAHREDPEWRVGGLFPTTLHLSAAETAELSRELAAVVERYAARHERREPGTRTVAVTLALVPEAAPED